The DNA sequence tgtggacGGCCATGTGCGTCCCCAGGTGCGTCTTACGGTTGAACCTCTTCCCGCAGACCTCGCAGCCGAAGGGTTTCTCCTCCGTGTGCACCGTCATGTGAGTCCTCAGGTGCGTCTTCCTCTTGTAGCATTTCCCGCAGATCTCGCAGCCGTACGGTTTCTCGCCCGTGTGGACCGTCATGTGCGCCCGAAGGCTGGTTTTACGGTTGAAGCTTTTCCCGCAGAGGTCGCAGCCGAACGGTCGCTCCCCCTTGTGCACGATCATGTGCGTCTTCAGGTTGTTCTGGTGCCTTGCTCGTTTGCCGCAGATGTCGCAGACgaagggcttctcgcccgtgtggatcCTCATGTGCGTCTTCAGGTTGTGCTGGTGCTTGAACCTTTTCCCGCACacctgaatgaatggatgagttATAATAAATGCAAAAGTAttagggcaggagaaaaaaaaatttaaaaaataatattttagaggaggatttttttttcattatgcactttgagaaaaaagtcgaaatgtcgagaaaaaagtctaaatgttaaaaaaagtcaaaatgtcgagagaaaagtcgaaatgttgagaaaaaagtcgaaatgttaagaaaagtcaaaatgtcgagaataatgttgaagtacaatctcgagaaaaaatttgaaatgttgaaaaaaagtcaaaatgttgaaaaaaagtcaaaatgtcgagaaaaaagtcaaaatgtcgagaaaaaatgttgaagtacaatttcgagaaaaaagtcaaaatgttgagaaaaaagtctaaatgttaaaaaaaagtcgaaatgtcaagaataatgttgaagtacaatttcgagaaaaaatttgaaatgttgagaaaaaatttgaaatagagaaaaaagtaaatgttgagaaaaaagtcaaaatgtcgagaaaaaagtcgaaatgtcgacatttcgacttttttctcgaaattgtacttcaacattaatctcattctcaacatttcgacttttcatccatccatccatccatccatccaaccatcagtTTCCCCAGGAATAGCTAAcgctgttgctaatgctaacggggatcctaaataaaacaaacctcGCAGCCGAACGGCATCTCCCCCGTGTGGATCCTCATGTGGATCTTCAGGTTGTGCTCGTGCTTGAAGCTTTTCCCGCAGTCGTTGCAGCCGAACGGTTTCTCCTCCGAGTGAACCCGCATGTGCGACTTTAGGCTAAAATGGTCTCTGAAGGTTTTACCACAATCCTCGCAGCCGAACTTCTTCTTCCCCGTGTGAACTTTAGTCTTTAGTTGATCGACGTTTAGCGGCACTTCGGAACATTTGGGACTGGCGaagcagctggagctggaacttTTCTCCGTGTTGCGTCTCATGTGTCGTTTCAGAGACTGTTTGTAAAGAAACTGTTTCCCGCACTCCGTACAGCTGAAGGGTTTTTTAACGGGTAAATTACCGCTTAAACCCGACTTGGCCTTGGCCCCGTCGTCGGCGTCGTTTCTAGCGTCCGACAGCGGTTCCTGCCAGTCGTCTTCCTCGTTACTGGCCGCGGTACCGGAGGAGTCCGACGCCTGTCCGTCGAGGTTCTTGCTAACGAGTTCCAGTCTCCGACAGTCGCCTCCGTCGATCTCCGTCTTTATCCACTTGACTAAGGTGGCCGGAGGCTCCGCCTCTCCGGCGTGGGAACACTGAGGTTCGTCTTCGTCCAAGTCCTCGGTCTTCACGGTGACGATGGTGAAGGGGAGGCCCGAGTATTCGCTCGGGTTGTGGAACGGTTCTTGGTCCGGACCGGTCCAgagctcctcctcttcctccttgaTGTGGACGGTTTCTGTATCGTTATAATCCGGGTTTGAACTCCGGGAAACCTCTTCTTTAACGATCAACGCCTGCTGGACGTCTGCAAGAAATACGGAAAACACAGTGTTagcactgacaaagaactgggtCCGGGCTAGAAGAACAGGTTCTAAGGTAGCACCAAGGGCCAATCCCTAtactactttctaccactagccctaaaaatgagtagggcccttgtaatgttccctagggattgggacaccacttgctacgtcactgcgtggtttacgttcgggtacgtaagtgactgcgtagttacgtttgcacaaacgtcacaccatatcaggaagcccagagctaaaagctgttttaatttccgctgtagcgctgttaatatgctactttattaagttttaatatttttcaggcgtaaaagtaaccgttaagatccccaacctgggctcagtttatccaaataacgcctggtaAGAAATTTTTCTGTTAAGTTTtcagggatgagaagagccaccggcgatttatggttctgtgttaaatcaacgcatggcctacggcgtagggtacggcgtacggcgcgtgtcgccacgtaacctacgccgtaggctctgcgttggtgtaacgcggaaccataaatcagcctttattctggcgtgatctgaagatacaacgcaacaacgggcaagcgagtgactatgtacattcactgagtgaatattatgaaagtaaaatatatatttctcgctagaaatgtaatcaaaacgcatttttatgcagaaactaactcaaaatatttattttattcacaaaaaaataagaaatgtccgccatgtttttttgtttgattcagtctgaaaatgacgacgtaaagcattcttggaaatttctctagccctcggtcgcgagtcagtatctgaaatccctcgctgtgaagggctccattcatacacactagccctacatgcaaagaggaattgggacaccactaccctcacgggaacgcgcaaaatttagggtaggactgaaaactaggactagggggggaaaACTAGGACTAGGGGGGGTTGGGAGTGGGCCAACTCTTTGCTCTTTGGGAGTGGGCCAACTCTTTGCTCTTTGCTGCCAACTCTTTATTATCAAAAGTTAGTATCAAAAATTATCAAAAGAGCCATTTTGCCCCCATTTCTACAAAAGAAATTGTCAGGAGccgcaaaaataaaaaaaaataaaaaaatagattttcatgttttttttattgtagctGTTACAACCACTAAATATAACAACAGAAGTGCAGTGTGCATTTGTAGGCGTActtttaaatacattaaaaactgtgaaCTGTAAGCCTATTTAAgtctatatttgtgtaaaagcaaaataaaaactaccccaaatttaatataaataaaaaatgtagctgcagctttaaaaataaatataaaataatagatgaataaaagaaTAGATGCTCTGGTATTTTTATGAACGAATCTTTCAAATATTCCCCCTCGTTACGACCTCCAGAGCCACAACACCAGCAGTGTTGACTGTTGGGAGGTTAATCCACTTCTTGAAAGATAGTTTGCTCTCTTCAGCTTTTCGTAGCAGTTCCGGTTCGGTTGGGTATTTTCCAGCAAATGCAAAGCGCTTGTTTTGAAAGTGTCTTTCAacgttacatttttttgttgttcgaTACTTCTTGCCACATATCAAGCACGAAGGTGAACCGGCGACGTTGGCGATGAAGGAATGAAAAATGAATATTGATGATGACGTCATGTGACTGACGTATATTTTAGTTGAGAAATTAGAAATCAAAAAACAGTTCTTTTAAAATTAGATGGCATTGAGccgctcggtggtgcagtgggttaagcagcggctcatatactgaggctacagtcctcctgctgcagcggtcgcaggttcgaatcccggcctgcgcacctttgctgcatgtcatccccattctctctctctacccctttccagtctgcaacttcaataaagggccactagagcccaaaaaaaaaatcttaaaaaaaaaaaaaaaaaaaattagatggCATCAACTCAAACTCCAAGTTCCCAACGAAATAAACTActaatatgaataaaaatgaattctgacgtttgcagagacgtaactgacgtggctcatcttagcacccgagctgtggaaaaacaaaccggttttCAGCTGGCTCCTAGTTGAACGaattgtgaaccagaaccaggggtGGAAAAGCTGTATCTGTGTCTATATTAGAGATGCAGCGATCAATCGGCGTCGGCCGATAATAAACCTATCGGTCTTTAGGTCTCCTAAGGGGGCATGGCAGTCTCtacaaaacatcaacactgaaaatggcgtCATTGTTATGGGAGTTTTTAAAATGTCCGAAACGGACAACGGTTTGCAAGGTCCAAAGGAGATACTCCGAGGAGGAAGTTTACAAAACAATTTCAACACagcgaagctgataagacatttgtaagtttctcacatcaaggagtatattgagtttaCAAAGTTGGCTGCTGCTAAAGCAGAGAAACAATAGTAGCGTGCAGCAATGCCACTAACTCACCTGTAAACGAGAGCagcaacagcaagaaaaataaagaactacatcatcAGGTAATGGATTCATATTGATCATCACCCTCTTTCTGTTCTAGAAGACATTGGGTTTAAACGTTGTTAGCAGCTTGGATCCGCGGTTCGCGCTGCAGAGtagtaaatatttcactgataaaTGTCCGCCTGAGTTTTACCAGAATATAAACAGTCACATCCAAAGcctcacgcaggacgacagtcgtgtcagtcgcttcgcGAGTCATTTGgattctagtgtgaagagttttgcttcactcacaagtttcctcacacgcgtcggatgctatcgctaaagctttgataattcattttttattttaaggttgaattcctctttccacaggaaaactaaggtttatagtttacaacttgtatcaactctaagagagtgacatgtctgctgttgtctgtgttggtcacatgttgtacataattattaccacaggaagctGAAGCTAGTAAACTACACGAGTCTTAATCATCTCTATGAATCTCTAGAGTGAAATATTGCGTCggcctgaaataaaacagtggtcaattcatgctactttctcatctcctcatttttatacctaataatacaatgtcaatgTTGTGTAAATGAcacaacaatattgaagaatttatggatttcac is a window from the Cololabis saira isolate AMF1-May2022 chromosome 19, fColSai1.1, whole genome shotgun sequence genome containing:
- the LOC133419488 gene encoding gastrula zinc finger protein XlCGF57.1-like; amino-acid sequence: MSKEEPQRPGSGSGSGNRDRAGTDVQQALIVKEEVSRSSNPDYNDTETVHIKEEEEELWTGPDQEPFHNPSEYSGLPFTIVTVKTEDLDEDEPQCSHAGEAEPPATLVKWIKTEIDGGDCRRLELVSKNLDGQASDSSGTAASNEEDDWQEPLSDARNDADDGAKAKSGLSGNLPVKKPFSCTECGKQFLYKQSLKRHMRRNTEKSSSSSCFASPKCSEVPLNVDQLKTKVHTGKKKFGCEDCGKTFRDHFSLKSHMRVHSEEKPFGCNDCGKSFKHEHNLKIHMRIHTGEMPFGCEVCGKRFKHQHNLKTHMRIHTGEKPFVCDICGKRARHQNNLKTHMIVHKGERPFGCDLCGKSFNRKTSLRAHMTVHTGEKPYGCEICGKCYKRKTHLRTHMTVHTEEKPFGCEVCGKRFNRKTHLGTHMAVHTGEKPYSCDFCGKRFTRKTHLDSHITVHTGEKPFGCGVCGQEFTQQGSLNRHMRFHLG